From a single Paramormyrops kingsleyae isolate MSU_618 chromosome 14, PKINGS_0.4, whole genome shotgun sequence genomic region:
- the tgfb3 gene encoding transforming growth factor beta-3 proprotein translates to MYLSKALLFFLFLNFVTMSLSLSTCTTVDIDHIKKKRVEAIRGQILSKLRLTSPPQTLGPNQVPFNVLALYNSTKELLEELGRDRQQSCGQDNTETEYYAKEIHKFNMIQGTSENNDLLHYCPKGITSKVSRFNISSMERNATNLFRAEFRVLRVVNEAATTPEQRVELYQILKLDGHIGKQRYIAGKNVLTKAPPEWVSFDVTDTVREWLMHRERNLGLEISVHCPCHTIKPNGDIDEKNNERLQVKFKGLEGDPERNQKEPREWPHLILMMLPPHRLDSHTSPRRRKRALDTNYCFSNYEENCCVRPLYIDFRQDLGWKWIHEPKGYYANFCSGPCPYLRSADTTHSSLLSLYNTLNPEASASPCCVPQDLEPLTILYYVGRTPKVEQLSNMIVKSCKCS, encoded by the exons ATGTATTTGAGTAAAGCacttttgtttttcctgtttttgaacTTCGTGACAATGAGTCTGTCGCTTTCCACTTGCACCACTGTGGACATCGACCACATAAAGAAAAAGAGAGTCGAGGCTATCCGGGGACAGATTCTGAGCAAGCTCCGATTAACCAGCCCGCCGCAAACACTGGGTCCGAACCAGGTCCCTTTCAACGTACTGGCGCTGTATAACAGCACCAAAGAGCTGCTCGAAGAGTTGGGGAGGGACCGGCAGCAGAGCTGCGGCCAGGATAACACGGAGACCGAATACTATGCCAAAGAGATACACAAATTCAACATGATTCAGGGAACTTCAGAAAACA ACGACCTGCTCCATTACTGCCCCAAGGGCATCACCTCCAAAGTGTCCCGCTTCAACATCTCGTCCATGGAGAGGAATGCCACCAACCTGTTCCGGGCCGAGTTCCGGGTGCTGCGTGTCGTCAATGAAGCCGCCACCACGCCTGAGCAGCGGGTCGAGCTCTACCAG ATCCTGAAGCTGGACGGTCACATCGGCAAGCAGCGTTACATCGCAGGCAAGAACGTGCTGACCAAGGCGCCGCCCGAGTGGGTCTCCTTCGACGTGACCGACACCGTCAGGGAGTGGCTCATGCACCGAG AAAGGAACCTGGGCCTGGAGATCAGTGTCCACTGCCCCTGTCACACCATCAAGCCCAACGGCGACATTGACGAGAAAAATAACGAGCGGCTGCAGGTCAAGTTCAAAG GCCTGGAGGGGGACCCCGAGAGGAACCAGAAAGAGCCGCGTGAGTGGCCCCACCTGATCCTCATGATGCTCCCCCCGCACCGCCTCGACTCCCACACCTCCCCCCGCCGAAGAAAGCGGGCGCTGGACACCAACTACTGCTTCAG TAATTATGAAGAGAACTGCTGCGTGCGCCCCCTGTACATCGACTTCCGGCAGGACCTCGGCTGGAAGTGGATCCACGAGCCCAAGGGCTACTACGCCAACTTCTGCTCTGGGCCATGCCCCTACCTGCGGAGCGCCGACACCACGCACAGCTCG CTCCTGAGCCTCTACAACACCCTGAACCCCGAGGCTTCAGCTTCCCCCTGCTGCGTGCCCCAGGACTTGGAGCCCCTCACCATCCTGTACTACGTGGGCCGGACACCCAAGGTGGAACAGCTCTCCAACATGATCGTCAAATCCTGCAAGTGCAGCTGA